A genome region from Alistipes dispar includes the following:
- a CDS encoding tetratricopeptide repeat protein, whose translation MKRTILTAAAALLLAIPAVQAQKVNKDALLSKIEKSDEAVADAKKGAKAATWISRGKAYYDAAVAPTKSLFVGLESMMLKLADGDPTSVGKETVNGVEYDAWVYPYYTAYLQDDKVKTWKQTQTVYDGAIEKALESYDKACEIDPKSASKVKDGLQQISDFCSQVGNAGLDTGDFIGAADAYVLAFAAQSKPAYEGKPDPALLYYAGYLRTVDGSNNPASFVQGGEYLSKALDMGYADEEGNIYYYLFHCYYGQKAQDKAFLEKAKQALLTGIEKFPKNDRIIDGLVQLYTSPEDNVGDPADLIGLIDKAIENNPSSVDLWFGRGRIFYALKDYDQSIDSFKKVVELKPDLYEGNYYLGVFYTIKGDEVNKEINAKQYSSQAAYDADLEKVNVIYMEAIPYLEKALELKENDPSSLELLKSICFRLRDEEGMMDKYNKYNELYKQVQGGE comes from the coding sequence ATGAAAAGAACGATTTTGACGGCTGCCGCCGCGCTGCTTCTGGCGATTCCGGCGGTGCAGGCCCAGAAAGTGAACAAGGACGCGCTCCTGTCGAAGATCGAGAAGAGCGACGAGGCCGTGGCCGACGCCAAGAAGGGCGCCAAGGCCGCCACGTGGATCAGCCGCGGCAAGGCCTACTACGACGCTGCCGTGGCTCCGACGAAGAGCCTCTTCGTCGGCCTGGAGTCGATGATGCTCAAGCTGGCGGACGGCGATCCTACCTCCGTGGGCAAGGAGACGGTGAACGGCGTGGAGTACGACGCCTGGGTGTATCCCTACTACACGGCCTATCTGCAGGACGACAAGGTGAAGACCTGGAAGCAGACGCAGACGGTTTACGACGGCGCGATCGAGAAGGCGCTGGAGTCCTATGACAAAGCCTGCGAGATCGACCCCAAGAGCGCCTCGAAGGTGAAGGACGGGTTGCAGCAGATCAGCGACTTCTGCTCGCAGGTGGGTAATGCGGGCCTCGACACGGGCGACTTCATCGGCGCCGCCGATGCCTATGTACTGGCTTTCGCCGCACAGTCCAAGCCCGCCTACGAGGGCAAGCCCGATCCCGCGCTGCTCTACTATGCCGGTTATCTGCGCACGGTGGACGGTTCGAACAATCCCGCATCGTTCGTGCAGGGCGGCGAGTACCTCTCGAAGGCGCTCGACATGGGCTATGCCGACGAGGAGGGCAATATCTACTACTACCTCTTCCACTGCTACTACGGACAGAAGGCGCAGGACAAGGCTTTCCTCGAGAAGGCCAAGCAGGCCCTGCTGACGGGTATCGAGAAGTTCCCGAAGAACGACCGCATCATCGACGGTCTGGTGCAGCTCTATACTTCGCCCGAGGATAACGTGGGCGACCCGGCCGACCTGATCGGTCTGATCGACAAGGCTATCGAAAACAATCCTTCGAGCGTGGACCTGTGGTTCGGCCGCGGCCGTATCTTCTATGCGCTGAAGGATTACGACCAGAGCATCGACTCGTTCAAGAAGGTCGTGGAGCTCAAGCCCGACCTCTACGAGGGCAACTACTATCTCGGCGTATTCTACACGATCAAGGGCGACGAGGTGAACAAGGAGATCAATGCGAAACAGTACAGCAGCCAGGCTGCCTACGACGCCGATCTGGAGAAGGTGAACGTGATCTATATGGAGGCCATTCCCTATCTGGAGAAGGCGCTCGAGCTGAAGGAGAACGATCCCAGCTCGCTGGAGCTGCTCAAGTCGATCTGCTTCCGTCTGCGCGACGAGGAGGGCATGATGGACAAGTACAACAAGTACAACGAACTTTACAAGCAGGTGCAGGGCGGGGAGTGA
- a CDS encoding MATE family efflux transporter, whose protein sequence is MNMNREILRIALPNIVSNITVPLMGIVSTAIAGHWGDDSAAAIGALAIGVSIFNFIYWNCSFVRMGTSGLTAQAFGAGRFGECANMLARALAAAGAMGLLMVALQYPVGELALWAMHGGEMTRDYFYARIWAVPAGILLFGFNGWYTGMQNAVFPMCTAITVNVVHTLCSLWFAFGMDLGIVGIAYASVVAQWTGVALASVLLVAKYRPVLRLIDWSQVLDLRPLKTYFSINRDIILRTFCIVAVYTFFTGSSARLGNQELLAVNALLLELFTLFSYMNDGFAYAAEALTGRFIGARDGGALRRCLKGCLAWGTLISALFVVIYIIWWRDLVGLFVSSTAANAEALVATAGEYIVWIIIIPIASAMPFIMDGIMVGATETRVMRNSMFFATAAYFGIYYALHPLIGNNALWLAFTLYMFLRGVLQYFMTRRLSAILAKATDRA, encoded by the coding sequence ATGAACATGAACCGCGAAATACTGCGCATCGCGCTGCCGAACATCGTCTCGAACATCACCGTGCCGCTCATGGGCATCGTCTCGACAGCCATCGCGGGACACTGGGGCGACGACTCGGCGGCGGCCATCGGCGCGCTGGCCATCGGGGTTTCGATCTTCAACTTCATCTACTGGAACTGTTCGTTCGTGCGGATGGGCACGAGCGGCCTCACGGCGCAGGCGTTCGGTGCGGGCCGTTTCGGCGAGTGCGCCAACATGCTGGCCCGCGCGCTGGCCGCGGCGGGCGCGATGGGACTGCTGATGGTCGCCCTCCAGTACCCCGTGGGCGAGCTGGCGCTCTGGGCCATGCACGGCGGCGAAATGACCCGCGACTACTTCTATGCGCGTATCTGGGCCGTGCCGGCGGGCATCCTGCTCTTCGGCTTCAACGGCTGGTACACGGGAATGCAGAACGCCGTGTTCCCCATGTGCACGGCCATCACCGTGAACGTCGTCCACACCCTTTGCAGCCTCTGGTTCGCCTTCGGCATGGATCTGGGCATCGTGGGCATCGCCTACGCCTCGGTCGTCGCCCAATGGACGGGCGTGGCGCTCGCCTCGGTATTGCTCGTGGCGAAATACCGCCCCGTTCTCCGGCTGATCGACTGGTCGCAGGTGCTCGATCTGCGGCCGCTGAAGACCTATTTCTCGATCAACCGCGACATCATCCTGCGCACGTTCTGCATCGTGGCGGTCTATACCTTCTTCACCGGCTCGTCGGCACGGCTGGGCAACCAGGAACTGCTGGCCGTGAACGCCCTGCTGCTCGAACTCTTCACGCTGTTCTCCTACATGAACGACGGCTTCGCCTACGCCGCCGAAGCGCTCACGGGCCGCTTCATCGGCGCCCGCGACGGAGGGGCGCTGCGCCGCTGCCTGAAAGGCTGTCTCGCGTGGGGGACACTCATCTCGGCGCTGTTCGTCGTCATCTACATCATCTGGTGGCGCGATCTGGTGGGGCTGTTCGTCAGCTCCACGGCCGCCAATGCCGAGGCGCTCGTCGCAACGGCCGGGGAGTACATCGTCTGGATCATCATCATCCCGATCGCCAGCGCCATGCCCTTCATCATGGACGGCATCATGGTCGGCGCCACCGAGACGCGTGTCATGCGCAACTCCATGTTCTTCGCCACGGCCGCCTATTTCGGCATCTACTACGCACTCCATCCGCTGATCGGCAACAACGCCCTCTGGCTCGCCTTCACGCTCTACATGTTCCTGCGCGGTGTGCTGCAATACTTCATGACCCGCCGTCTGAGCGCCATCCTCGCCAAAGCGACGGACCGCGCCTGA
- a CDS encoding pseudouridine synthase: protein MKDQKNDSTPVLARFGRDKRVRTVKATAERVERRPRSQRDAADSEQPYREQPAGRASYNPHFTADNRPAFDRPRGERPQRDSGERPRRVFDDDRARSGEERPRCAFGAKPHAFGERSRQDGEHPHRSFGDKPRTPGGKPAFGAKRFGGKPGDRTFGDRPHGEHPSGDRFRGKSGDRKSGGRPAGDRRPGFGKPAARREGAPASYPKYDPAKQTGEMRLNRFLAQSGICSRREADDFITAGLVSVNGKIVTELGTKVMPTDEVRFNDSRVQGEKKVYLVLNKPKGYVTSLDDPHAAKTVMDLVRGACTERIYPVGRLDKNSLGLLLFTNDGDMTKQLTHPSYRKKKIYQVSLDKPLTRADMDRIAEGVTLEDGEIHADEISYVKENKQEVGIEIHSGRNRIVRRIFESLGYTVTKLDRVYYAGLTKKNLKRGAWRFLTREEVERLKSGQYE from the coding sequence ATGAAAGATCAGAAAAACGACTCGACCCCGGTGCTCGCGCGATTCGGACGCGACAAGCGCGTGCGCACGGTGAAGGCTACGGCGGAACGCGTCGAGCGTCGCCCGCGTTCGCAGCGTGACGCTGCCGATTCGGAGCAGCCGTACCGGGAGCAGCCCGCCGGACGGGCCTCCTACAACCCCCACTTCACGGCGGACAACCGTCCGGCGTTCGACAGGCCGCGCGGCGAGCGTCCGCAGCGCGATTCCGGCGAACGGCCCCGCCGGGTATTCGACGACGACCGGGCCCGTTCGGGAGAGGAGCGTCCGCGCTGTGCGTTCGGCGCGAAGCCGCATGCCTTCGGCGAGCGTTCCCGGCAGGACGGGGAGCACCCGCACCGTTCGTTCGGCGACAAGCCGCGCACGCCGGGCGGGAAACCCGCATTCGGTGCGAAGCGTTTCGGCGGGAAACCCGGCGATCGCACCTTCGGCGACAGACCGCACGGGGAGCATCCGTCCGGTGACCGGTTCCGCGGGAAATCCGGCGACCGGAAGTCCGGCGGCAGACCCGCCGGCGATCGCAGGCCGGGTTTCGGCAAACCGGCCGCCCGCCGGGAAGGGGCGCCTGCCTCCTATCCGAAATACGACCCTGCGAAACAGACGGGCGAGATGCGCCTGAACCGTTTCCTCGCCCAGTCGGGCATCTGCTCGCGCCGCGAGGCCGACGACTTCATCACGGCGGGGCTCGTCTCGGTGAACGGCAAAATCGTCACGGAGCTGGGTACGAAGGTGATGCCCACGGACGAGGTGCGTTTCAACGACAGCCGCGTGCAGGGCGAGAAGAAGGTCTATCTGGTGCTGAACAAGCCCAAGGGCTATGTCACCTCGCTCGACGACCCCCATGCCGCGAAGACGGTGATGGACCTGGTCCGCGGAGCCTGCACGGAGCGTATCTACCCTGTGGGGCGTCTGGACAAGAACAGCCTCGGGCTGCTGCTCTTCACCAACGACGGCGACATGACCAAGCAGCTCACGCACCCGTCGTACCGCAAGAAGAAGATCTATCAGGTGTCGCTCGACAAGCCCCTGACGCGCGCCGACATGGACCGGATCGCCGAGGGCGTGACGCTCGAGGACGGCGAGATCCACGCCGACGAAATCTCCTATGTGAAGGAGAACAAGCAGGAGGTGGGAATCGAGATTCACTCGGGCCGCAACCGCATCGTGCGCCGTATCTTCGAGTCGCTGGGCTATACGGTCACCAAACTCGACCGCGTCTATTATGCGGGTCTGACGAAGAAAAACCTCAAGCGCGGCGCATGGCGTTTCCTGACGCGCGAGGAGGTCGAGCGCCTCAAGTCCGGACAGTACGAATAG
- a CDS encoding clostripain-related cysteine peptidase, translating into MTRTLRRFCVLLAVAALTPACSDKEEPGYTPPETAAQTHLMYMPWSGNLTSYFRTNIEDMARVVAEGIPADVRVLVYFMESPDEASLFELYRRGGRCERLTLRTYDPAPDFTAAEGIASVLGDVKREAPALRYSMSIGSHGMAWLPAVSSVPARAAAPARREYWEHAAPDRPLTRWFGGTSPDHRTEIATLAEALARTGLHMEYILFDDCYMSSVEVAYELLGVTDYLIGSTSEIMAYGFPYASAGRHMLGEVDYEGICDAFHAFYSTYTYPYGTIGVTRCAGLEKLADIMRRINAAHAFDPGRLGDLQRLDGYTPTLFFDLGDYVRRLCSDDDALLAEFEKQLDATVPWHRHTEEYYSMANGVNPIRTFSGITTSDPSADPEAAIDRQQTAWWRATH; encoded by the coding sequence ATGACCCGCACGCTCCGCCGGTTCTGCGTCCTGCTTGCCGTCGCGGCCCTGACGCCCGCCTGCTCCGACAAGGAGGAACCGGGCTACACGCCGCCCGAGACGGCCGCGCAGACCCACCTGATGTATATGCCTTGGTCGGGCAACCTCACCTCCTACTTCCGCACCAACATCGAGGACATGGCACGTGTCGTGGCCGAAGGCATTCCCGCCGACGTGCGTGTGCTGGTTTACTTCATGGAGTCTCCCGACGAAGCGTCGCTGTTCGAACTCTACCGCAGGGGCGGCCGGTGCGAACGCCTCACGCTCCGCACCTACGACCCCGCGCCCGACTTCACCGCGGCCGAGGGCATCGCCTCGGTCCTCGGCGACGTGAAACGCGAGGCCCCCGCCCTCCGCTACTCCATGAGCATCGGATCGCACGGCATGGCATGGCTTCCGGCCGTCTCCTCCGTCCCGGCGCGCGCCGCCGCCCCGGCCCGCCGGGAATACTGGGAGCACGCCGCTCCGGACCGCCCGCTGACCCGCTGGTTCGGCGGAACCTCCCCCGATCACCGGACCGAAATCGCCACGCTGGCCGAAGCCCTCGCCCGGACGGGGCTGCACATGGAGTACATCCTCTTCGACGACTGCTACATGTCGTCGGTCGAGGTGGCCTACGAGCTGCTCGGGGTCACGGACTACCTCATCGGTTCCACGTCGGAGATCATGGCCTACGGATTCCCCTACGCCTCGGCGGGCCGCCACATGCTCGGCGAGGTGGACTACGAGGGCATCTGCGACGCCTTCCACGCCTTTTACAGCACCTATACCTATCCCTACGGCACGATCGGCGTCACGCGCTGCGCCGGGCTGGAGAAGCTCGCCGACATCATGCGGCGCATCAACGCCGCGCACGCATTCGATCCCGGCAGGCTCGGCGACCTCCAGCGGCTCGACGGCTACACCCCGACGCTCTTCTTCGATCTGGGGGACTACGTGCGCCGCCTCTGCTCCGACGACGACGCCCTGCTCGCGGAGTTCGAGAAGCAACTGGACGCGACCGTCCCCTGGCACCGCCATACGGAGGAGTACTACTCGATGGCCAACGGCGTCAATCCGATCCGGACCTTCTCGGGCATCACGACCTCCGATCCGAGTGCAGATCCCGAAGCGGCGATCGACCGGCAGCAGACCGCCTGGTGGCGCGCCACGCACTGA
- a CDS encoding DUF4919 domain-containing protein — translation MKRLLSFALLLPALAVAKVPVEEDILDRITDTSSPYYYTGLMMRYNAGDETLTDEDYHYLYYGYAYQDAYKPLNTNPDLDRVLLLASGLDPDTPDVGTLEAIISAGTDALARDPFSPKLLNLMSYAYGALGDKERERAYSNRMNGIVRTILSSGDGFTQKTPRHILMFDHALDVLTVEGFSYDKSRVISRTVEFVPLTSPYVVEGKKRRGFYFDFSRIYRNKPEGYTYKRDRTWQFNNLKPRTYK, via the coding sequence ATGAAACGACTCCTGTCATTCGCCCTGCTGCTGCCGGCACTGGCCGTGGCCAAAGTCCCCGTCGAGGAGGACATCCTCGACCGGATCACGGACACCTCGTCCCCGTACTACTACACGGGGCTGATGATGCGCTACAACGCGGGCGACGAGACCCTCACCGACGAGGACTACCATTACCTCTACTACGGCTACGCCTATCAGGACGCCTACAAGCCGCTCAACACCAATCCCGATCTGGACCGGGTGCTGCTCCTGGCCTCGGGGCTGGACCCCGACACGCCCGACGTCGGGACGCTCGAGGCGATCATCTCGGCCGGGACCGACGCCCTCGCGCGCGACCCGTTCAGCCCCAAGCTGCTCAACCTGATGTCCTACGCCTACGGCGCGCTGGGAGACAAGGAGCGCGAACGGGCCTACTCGAACCGTATGAACGGCATCGTCCGCACGATCCTCTCGTCGGGCGACGGTTTCACGCAGAAGACCCCGCGCCACATCCTCATGTTCGACCACGCGCTCGACGTGCTGACCGTCGAAGGGTTCTCCTACGACAAGTCGCGCGTCATCAGCCGCACGGTGGAGTTCGTGCCCCTCACGTCGCCCTACGTCGTGGAGGGCAAAAAGCGCCGCGGCTTCTACTTCGACTTCAGCCGCATCTACCGTAACAAACCCGAGGGCTACACCTACAAGCGCGACCGCACGTGGCAGTTCAACAACCTCAAACCCCGCACCTACAAATGA
- the dapA gene encoding 4-hydroxy-tetrahydrodipicolinate synthase, producing the protein MQESKLSGVGAAMITPFTPDGRVDYEALARMIDYVIDGGVDYIVALGTTAETPTLYMPERAVIAMFITNQIAGRVPLVMGCGGNSTSEVLDQLREFDLRGADAILSVTPYYNKPSQEGLYQHFRTVSEHSPLPVILYNIPGRSGVNMTAGTTLRIARDFPNVIGIKEASGRIDQIEQILRERPEGFLVLSGDDGMTLDVMQRGGDGVISVAANAFPHRFMRCVNLAKTGDFDAARSEYAALDEAVKALFEEGNPVGVKCALAEMGKIGPTMRLPLVEGSPALREKFRNLIRRYDLC; encoded by the coding sequence ATGCAAGAATCCAAACTCTCCGGCGTGGGGGCCGCGATGATCACCCCCTTCACCCCCGACGGCCGCGTGGACTACGAAGCGCTGGCCCGCATGATCGACTACGTGATCGACGGCGGCGTGGACTACATCGTGGCGCTGGGCACGACGGCCGAAACCCCCACCCTATACATGCCCGAACGGGCCGTGATCGCCATGTTCATCACCAACCAGATCGCCGGCCGCGTGCCGCTGGTGATGGGCTGCGGCGGCAACTCCACCTCCGAAGTGCTCGACCAGTTGCGCGAGTTCGACCTGCGGGGAGCCGACGCCATCCTCAGCGTCACGCCCTACTACAACAAGCCCTCGCAGGAGGGGCTGTACCAGCACTTCCGCACCGTCTCGGAGCACTCGCCGCTGCCCGTGATCCTCTACAACATCCCGGGCCGCTCGGGGGTGAACATGACCGCCGGAACGACGCTGCGCATCGCCCGCGACTTTCCGAACGTCATCGGCATCAAGGAGGCGTCGGGGCGGATCGACCAGATCGAGCAGATCCTCCGCGAACGCCCCGAGGGGTTCCTCGTGCTCTCGGGCGACGACGGCATGACCCTCGACGTGATGCAGCGCGGCGGCGACGGCGTGATTTCGGTGGCGGCCAACGCCTTCCCGCACCGGTTCATGCGGTGCGTGAACCTGGCCAAGACGGGCGATTTCGACGCGGCCCGCAGCGAATACGCCGCGCTGGACGAGGCGGTGAAGGCACTCTTCGAGGAGGGCAACCCCGTGGGGGTGAAATGCGCCCTGGCCGAAATGGGGAAAATCGGTCCCACGATGCGCCTGCCGCTGGTCGAAGGCTCCCCCGCGCTGCGCGAAAAATTCCGGAATCTGATCCGCAGGTACGATTTGTGCTGA
- the ligA gene encoding NAD-dependent DNA ligase LigA has protein sequence MIRQRIEELRRQLDYHNHKYYVENAPEISDFDFDAMMRELQELEREHPEYADPASPTLRVGSDLGAEFRTVRHRYPMLSLGNTYSLDELHEFLGRIEREAGATDYVCELKFDGTAISLTYEHGRLVQALTRGDGVEGDDVTANVRTVRSVPLRLRGEGWPELFEIRGEVLMPYASFDRLNAEREANGEQLFANPRNAAAGTLKQQQSAVVARRGLDCTLYQLTGDDLPFATHWESLEKAREWGFKVSGEARICRSVAEIDAFIAHWDEARRQLPFPTDGVVVKVNDFAVRRQLGFTAKAPKWAVAYKFKAEQALTRLESVSFQVGRTGAVTPVANLDPVLLAGTTVRRATLHNAEQMALLDIRPGDMVYVEKGGEIIPKITGVELSERPAGSRPFSYIDRCPECGTPLVRYEGEAKHYCPNQSGCRPQIIGRILHFIRRKAMDIEGLGEETVELLYDNALLHDIADLYDLRAEQLAPLPRLGEKSADNIIRSIRRSAEVPFRRVLFGLGIRFVGETTAKYLAEHFRSLEAVMHASREELVEADEVGGKIADAILEYFADAGNLRIIDRLRRAGVQFEAAARELASESLAGKSLVISGRFSRSRDEMKELIERHGGRNLAAVSGSVDYLVAGEKTGPAKLKKAEKLGIRILSEEEFLRLVAEGPSAADDDMPRPADGNAAGSAPEDGGGTAPDTSGESAPGSSPAAGPAPEDGKDATRPGTVPADSGETAATKDNAGKTPAATRQGELF, from the coding sequence ATGATACGCCAACGGATCGAGGAGCTGCGCCGGCAGCTCGACTACCACAACCATAAATACTATGTCGAAAACGCGCCCGAAATCTCCGATTTCGACTTCGACGCGATGATGCGCGAACTCCAGGAGCTCGAACGCGAACATCCCGAATACGCCGACCCCGCGTCGCCCACGCTGCGCGTGGGCAGCGACCTCGGAGCCGAGTTCCGCACCGTGCGTCACCGCTACCCCATGCTCTCGCTGGGCAACACCTACTCGCTCGACGAGCTGCACGAGTTCCTCGGACGCATCGAACGCGAGGCAGGCGCGACGGACTACGTATGCGAGCTGAAGTTCGACGGCACGGCCATTTCGCTCACCTACGAACACGGGCGGCTCGTGCAGGCCCTCACGCGCGGCGACGGCGTCGAGGGCGACGACGTGACGGCCAACGTCCGCACGGTGCGCTCCGTGCCGCTGCGGCTGCGCGGCGAAGGGTGGCCCGAACTGTTCGAGATCCGCGGCGAGGTGCTGATGCCCTACGCCTCGTTCGACCGCCTCAACGCCGAGCGCGAGGCCAACGGCGAACAGCTCTTCGCCAACCCGCGCAACGCCGCCGCCGGAACGCTCAAGCAGCAGCAGTCGGCCGTCGTGGCGCGCCGCGGGCTGGACTGCACGCTCTACCAGCTCACGGGCGACGACCTGCCCTTCGCGACCCATTGGGAGAGCCTCGAAAAGGCCCGCGAATGGGGCTTCAAGGTCTCCGGCGAGGCGCGCATCTGCCGCAGCGTCGCCGAGATCGACGCCTTCATCGCCCATTGGGACGAGGCGCGGCGGCAACTGCCCTTCCCCACCGACGGCGTGGTCGTCAAGGTGAACGACTTCGCCGTGCGGCGGCAACTGGGCTTCACGGCCAAGGCTCCGAAATGGGCCGTGGCCTACAAGTTCAAGGCCGAGCAGGCCCTGACACGCCTCGAAAGCGTCTCCTTCCAGGTGGGCCGCACGGGCGCCGTCACCCCCGTGGCGAACCTCGATCCGGTGCTGCTGGCCGGAACCACCGTGCGCCGCGCGACGCTGCACAACGCCGAACAGATGGCCCTGCTGGACATCCGCCCGGGCGACATGGTCTACGTGGAGAAGGGCGGCGAGATCATCCCCAAGATCACGGGCGTGGAGCTTTCGGAGCGTCCGGCCGGCAGCCGGCCGTTCAGCTACATCGACCGCTGCCCCGAGTGCGGCACGCCGCTGGTGCGCTACGAAGGCGAGGCGAAACACTACTGCCCCAACCAGAGCGGCTGCCGCCCCCAGATCATCGGACGCATCCTCCACTTCATCCGCCGCAAGGCCATGGACATCGAGGGCTTGGGCGAGGAGACCGTCGAACTGCTGTACGACAACGCCCTGCTGCACGACATCGCCGACCTGTACGACCTGCGTGCCGAGCAGCTCGCGCCGCTGCCGCGGCTGGGCGAGAAGTCGGCCGACAACATCATCCGGTCGATCCGCCGCTCGGCCGAAGTCCCGTTCCGGCGCGTGCTGTTCGGACTGGGCATCCGCTTCGTGGGCGAAACCACGGCCAAATACCTCGCCGAGCACTTCCGCTCGCTGGAGGCCGTGATGCACGCCTCGCGCGAGGAGCTGGTCGAGGCGGACGAGGTGGGCGGGAAGATCGCCGACGCCATTCTCGAATACTTCGCCGACGCCGGGAACCTGCGGATCATCGACCGCCTGCGCCGCGCCGGCGTGCAGTTCGAGGCCGCGGCGCGCGAGCTGGCCTCGGAGTCGCTCGCCGGAAAGAGCCTCGTGATCTCGGGACGCTTCTCGCGCAGCCGCGACGAGATGAAGGAGCTGATCGAACGGCACGGCGGGCGCAATCTCGCGGCCGTGTCGGGCAGCGTCGATTACCTCGTCGCCGGGGAGAAGACGGGCCCCGCGAAGCTCAAGAAGGCCGAGAAGCTGGGCATCCGCATCCTCTCCGAGGAGGAGTTCCTGCGCCTCGTCGCCGAAGGCCCCTCGGCCGCGGACGACGACATGCCCCGCCCGGCGGACGGCAATGCAGCCGGCTCCGCGCCGGAAGACGGCGGAGGAACGGCCCCGGACACGAGCGGCGAATCCGCACCCGGAAGTTCTCCGGCAGCCGGCCCCGCACCGGAGGACGGGAAGGACGCGACCCGCCCCGGAACCGTCCCGGCGGATAGCGGCGAAACCGCCGCCACGAAGGACAATGCCGGAAAGACCCCGGCCGCGACCCGGCAGGGCGAACTGTTTTAG
- a CDS encoding leucine-rich repeat domain-containing protein has product MKRLLPALVLVSVTACGLADDERDEENKYIYPTFSDKTFEAYCLGEFDLDGNGRISRYEAQRVVRIDCSGRGIASLADVAEFANLRELDCRGNDLVRLDVSALARLERLDCSENRLASLDVEGLRALVSLDCGGNPLRQLNLSTNASLTRFGGRGCGFGTLDLSQCARWMELADVRGCPSLALLYVASGQRFGALRFDGPTKVVER; this is encoded by the coding sequence ATGAAACGCCTGCTCCCCGCACTCGTCCTGGTGTCGGTCACGGCCTGCGGCCTGGCCGACGACGAGCGCGACGAGGAGAACAAATACATCTATCCGACTTTTTCCGACAAGACCTTCGAGGCCTACTGCCTCGGGGAGTTCGATCTCGACGGCAACGGGCGCATCTCGCGTTACGAGGCGCAGCGCGTCGTGCGGATCGACTGCTCCGGGCGGGGCATCGCGTCGCTGGCGGACGTGGCCGAATTCGCCAATCTGCGGGAGCTGGACTGCCGCGGCAACGACCTCGTGCGGCTGGACGTGAGCGCCCTCGCGCGGCTCGAACGGCTCGACTGTTCGGAGAACCGCCTCGCGTCGCTCGACGTCGAGGGGCTGCGCGCGCTCGTATCGCTCGACTGCGGAGGCAACCCGCTGCGGCAGCTGAACCTCTCGACCAACGCCTCGCTCACGCGTTTCGGCGGTCGCGGCTGCGGCTTCGGAACGCTCGACCTCTCGCAGTGCGCCCGCTGGATGGAGCTGGCCGACGTGCGCGGCTGTCCGTCGCTCGCGCTCCTGTACGTGGCGTCCGGGCAGCGGTTCGGCGCGCTGCGGTTCGACGGGCCGACGAAGGTGGTCGAACGGTAG